A genomic window from Candidatus Nealsonbacteria bacterium includes:
- a CDS encoding PilN domain-containing protein gives MINLLPHSEKNILRIIEKEKIILILEIILLFFFVCLILFLFLIKIQVAGQVEAEKIILEQEKKEFESLGTKNISEDIISINKKISDLKSFYEKQFSMIEILEKISKTLSDEVYLNNFSYTNNNSQVVLSGFSKTQEGLLKFKQNLEQEKDFQGIFFPLSSWIAKKDISFNLNFKLKNENGI, from the coding sequence ATGATTAATCTTTTGCCCCATTCAGAAAAAAATATTCTTAGGATAATAGAAAAAGAAAAAATAATTTTAATTTTAGAAATTATCTTATTGTTCTTTTTTGTCTGTTTAATTTTATTTTTATTTTTGATTAAAATTCAGGTTGCCGGTCAGGTTGAAGCGGAAAAAATTATTCTTGAACAAGAAAAAAAAGAATTCGAAAGCTTGGGAACCAAAAATATTTCAGAAGATATAATTTCAATAAATAAAAAAATTTCAGATTTAAAGTCTTTTTATGAAAAACAATTTAGTATGATAGAAATTTTAGAAAAAATATCCAAAACTCTTTCCGACGAAGTTTATCTTAATAATTTTTCTTACACCAACAATAATTCTCAGGTTGTTCTTTCGGGTTTTTCAAAAACTCAAGAAGGATTGTTAAAATTTAAGCAAAACCTGGAACAAGAAAAGGATTTTCAGGGAATTTTTTTCCCCCTTTCTTCCTGGATTGCGAAAAAAGACATAAGTTTCAATTTAAATTTTAAATTAAAAAATGAAAATGGAATTTAG
- a CDS encoding response regulator — MEQGIKKPKILIFDDDELIREFYKMTLSRAGFEVKTFENYKDVVNIVLEEKPDIIWCDILMPEPMNGFGALELLKKNRETHKIPVVIVSNVEEPQDINRGFKLGADDYFLKIKYTPSKLAEILKGHLLKNSKFSKNNFKK; from the coding sequence GTGGAGCAAGGAATCAAAAAACCAAAAATTTTAATTTTCGACGATGATGAATTAATAAGAGAATTTTATAAAATGACGCTTTCTCGGGCTGGTTTTGAGGTAAAAACATTCGAGAATTACAAAGATGTTGTAAATATAGTTTTAGAAGAAAAACCGGATATTATTTGGTGTGATATTTTAATGCCTGAACCTATGAATGGTTTTGGAGCCCTGGAACTTTTAAAAAAAAATAGAGAAACCCACAAAATTCCGGTTGTTATCGTCAGTAATGTTGAAGAGCCTCAGGACATTAATCGAGGGTTTAAATTGGGAGCAGATGATTATTTTTTAAAAATAAAATATACTCCAAGCAAGTTAGCCGAAATTTTGAAGGGGCATCTTTTAAAAAATAGCAAATTCAGTAAAAATAATTTTAAAAAATGA
- a CDS encoding trypsin-like peptidase domain-containing protein, producing the protein MPEKSKKIETIKKVLPAVVSITVSKYLDLPIKPFGDDVFSQNSFGFDVPLETPKEKKKVKIGGGSGFIANKSGIIFTNRHVVIDPEAEYIVILNNGKKYKAEILTRNPINDIAIIKINEKNLPVVELGDSSNLELGQTTIAIGNTLGAFKNTVSVGVVSGLSRNIQAVDAIEQSTQSLKGLIQTDAAINPGNSGGPLVDIDGKIIGISCAMVFGAENIGFAIPVNTAKKDLEELKKYGKIRQPFLGLRYVPVNKKLQQECSLPVNYGALVVSEGFPGGEAITKGSPAEKAGIQELDIVLEIQNKKINMKNPLQEILQEFKVGNTVALKILRKGKEIILPTILIDKF; encoded by the coding sequence ATGCCAGAAAAATCTAAAAAAATTGAAACAATAAAAAAAGTTTTACCGGCCGTGGTGAGTATTACGGTTTCTAAATACTTAGACCTGCCCATTAAGCCCTTTGGAGATGATGTTTTTAGCCAAAATTCTTTTGGTTTTGATGTCCCCCTTGAAACTCCAAAAGAAAAGAAAAAGGTAAAAATAGGCGGCGGTTCCGGTTTTATAGCAAATAAATCAGGTATTATATTCACCAATCGCCATGTTGTAATTGACCCTGAAGCCGAATATATCGTTATTCTAAACAACGGTAAAAAATATAAAGCAGAAATACTCACTCGAAATCCAATCAATGACATCGCTATAATTAAAATAAACGAAAAAAATCTCCCTGTCGTAGAATTGGGAGATTCATCAAATCTTGAACTGGGGCAAACTACTATTGCCATAGGAAATACTTTGGGCGCTTTTAAAAACACTGTTTCCGTAGGCGTGGTTTCGGGATTAAGCCGGAATATTCAGGCCGTAGACGCGATAGAACAAAGCACCCAAAGTTTAAAGGGCTTAATCCAAACCGACGCGGCTATCAATCCGGGAAACTCAGGAGGGCCTTTGGTTGATATTGACGGAAAAATAATCGGGATTAGCTGCGCAATGGTTTTTGGGGCTGAAAATATCGGCTTCGCCATCCCCGTTAATACGGCTAAAAAAGACTTGGAAGAGCTTAAAAAATATGGAAAAATCCGCCAGCCATTTCTTGGTTTAAGATACGTTCCTGTTAATAAAAAATTACAACAAGAATGCAGCTTGCCTGTAAATTATGGCGCTTTAGTTGTGTCTGAAGGATTTCCGGGAGGTGAAGCAATAACTAAGGGAAGTCCGGCGGAGAAAGCGGGAATCCAAGAATTGGATATAGTTTTGGAAATTCAAAACAAAAAAATCAACATGAAAAATCCTCTGCAAGAAATTCTTCAGGAATTTAAAGTCGGGAACACGGTCGCCTTAAAAATTTTAAGAAAAGGAAAAGAAATTATTTTGCCGACTATTTTAATTGATAAATTTTAA
- a CDS encoding DUF4446 family protein: MINFLNKKNKEPKNFKEILSCFKALENNFKKISQELEALKEENKFSIQKVGIVRFSPFNKGGGDQSFSIALLNSADTGIVITNLFNGEESRIYGKSIKDGKSSYCLTKEEEEAIIEAKKYKDSLK, from the coding sequence ATGATTAACTTTTTAAATAAAAAAAACAAAGAACCAAAAAACTTTAAAGAAATTTTAAGTTGTTTTAAGGCGCTGGAAAATAATTTTAAAAAGATTTCCCAAGAACTGGAAGCGTTAAAAGAGGAAAACAAGTTTTCGATTCAAAAAGTGGGAATTGTTAGGTTCAGTCCTTTCAATAAAGGGGGAGGAGACCAAAGTTTTTCCATCGCCTTGCTTAATAGCGCAGATACTGGTATTGTGATTACCAACTTGTTTAACGGCGAGGAAAGTCGTATTTACGGTAAATCGATAAAAGACGGCAAGTCTTCTTATTGCTTAACCAAAGAAGAGGAAGAGGCGATAATTGAAGCTAAAAAATATAAAGATTCTTTAAAATAA